From a single Molothrus ater isolate BHLD 08-10-18 breed brown headed cowbird chromosome Z, BPBGC_Mater_1.1, whole genome shotgun sequence genomic region:
- the TMEM161B gene encoding transmembrane protein 161B isoform X2, whose product MGVIGVQLVVTMVMASVIQKIIPHYSLARWLLCSGSLRWYQHPTEEELRILAGKQRGKSKKDRKYNGHIENKPLTIPKDIDLHLETKSVTERDTIALHYFPEYQWLVDFTVAATVVYVVTEVYYSIMKPSQEMNISIVWCLLVLGFAIKVLFSLTTHYFKVEDGGERSVCVTFGFFFFVKAMAILIVTENYLEFGLESGFSNFSESAMQFLEKQGLESQGPVSKLTFKLFLAVLCSLIGAFLTFPGLRLAQMHLDALNLATEKITQTLLHINFLAPLFMVLLWVKPITKDYIMSPPLGKESIPLMSEDTFDTIRLWIIILLCVLRLAMMRHHLQAYLNLAQKSVDQMKKEAGRISMVDLQKMVARVFYYLCVIALQYVAPLVMLLHTTLLLKTLGNYSWGIYPGLNSDTPVENSLLPNSVYSESPPADGKMKVTVVQITMALGSLKNIFTPLLFRGLLSFLTWWIAACLFSTSLFGLFYHQYLTVA is encoded by the exons cttACGGTGGTATCAACATCCCACTGAAGAAGAACTGCGGATTCTTGCAGGGAAGCAAAgagggaaaagtaaaaaagataG aaaatataatgGTCATATTGAAAACAAACCCTTAACCATTCCAAAAGATATTGATCTTCATCTGGAAACAAAATCTGTAACAGAAAGGGACACTATTG CATTGCATTACTTTCCAGAATATCAGTGGTTGGTGGATTTTACTGTTGCAGCTACAGTTGTGTATGTGGTGACAGAAGTCTACTACAGCATTATGAAGCCCTCACAAGAAATGAATATAAGCATAGTGTGGTGTCTGCTTGTCTTGGGCTTTGCAAT TAAGGTACTGTTTTCATTGACTACCCACTATTTCAAAGTTGAAGATGGAGGTGAAAGATCAGTCTGTGTCAcctttggatttttcttctttgtgaaAGCCATGGCAATACTCATTGTGACAGAAAACTATCTAGAGTTTGGATTGGAATCAG GATTCTCGAATTTCTCAGAAAGTGCTATGCAGTTTCTCGAAAAACAAGGTTTGGAATCCCA ggGTCCTGTGTCTAAACTAACCTTCAAATTGTTCCTGGCTGTTCTGTGTTCACTTATTGGTGCTTTTTTGACATTCCCTGGCTTGCGACTGGCTCAAATGCATCTGGATGCTCTGAATTtagcaacagaaaaaataacaca aacaTTGCTACATATAAACTTCTTGGCACCTTTATTTATGGTTCTACTGTGGGTAAAACCAATCACTAAGGACTACATTATGAGCCCACCTTTGGGCAAAGAGAGCATTCCTTT AATGTCAGAAGATACATTTGATACCATCAGATTGTGGATTATAATCCTGTTGTGTGTTTTACGGTTGGCTATGATGCGTCATCATTTACAGGCCTATCTGAATTTAGCCCAGAAAAGTGTGGACCAGATGAAAAAGGAAGCTGGTAGAATAAGTATGGTTGATTTACAGAAAATG gTGGCTCGGGTATTCTATTATCTCTGTGTAATTGCGCTGCAGTATGTTGCACCATTGGTAATGCTTCTTCACACAACTCTGCTCTTGAAAACGCTAG gTAATTATTCTTGGGGCATCTACCCAGGATTGAATTCTGACACTCCAGTAGAAAACAGTCTGCTTCCCAATTCTGTTTATTCTGAGTCTCCACCTGCTGATGGAAAGATGAAAGTAACTGTAGTACAAATAACAATGGCTCTGGGAAGCCTAAAGAATATTTTCACTCCTCTCCTGTTCCGGGGACTCCTGTCTTTCCTCACTTGGTGGATTGCTGCTTGCCTTTTTTCTACAAGCCTTTTTGGTCTCTTCTATCACCAGTACTTGACTGTGGCATGA
- the TMEM161B gene encoding transmembrane protein 161B isoform X3: MVMASVIQKIIPHYSLARWLLCSGSLRWYQHPTEEELRILAGKQRGKSKKDRKYNGHIENKPLTIPKDIDLHLETKSVTERDTIALHYFPEYQWLVDFTVAATVVYVVTEVYYSIMKPSQEMNISIVWCLLVLGFAIKVLFSLTTHYFKVEDGGERSVCVTFGFFFFVKAMAILIVTENYLEFGLESGFSNFSESAMQFLEKQGLESQGPVSKLTFKLFLAVLCSLIGAFLTFPGLRLAQMHLDALNLATEKITQTLLHINFLAPLFMVLLWVKPITKDYIMSPPLGKESIPLMSEDTFDTIRLWIIILLCVLRLAMMRHHLQAYLNLAQKSVDQMKKEAGRISMVDLQKMVARVFYYLCVIALQYVAPLVMLLHTTLLLKTLGNYSWGIYPGLNSDTPVENSLLPNSVYSESPPADGKMKVTVVQITMALGSLKNIFTPLLFRGLLSFLTWWIAACLFSTSLFGLFYHQYLTVA, encoded by the exons cttACGGTGGTATCAACATCCCACTGAAGAAGAACTGCGGATTCTTGCAGGGAAGCAAAgagggaaaagtaaaaaagataG aaaatataatgGTCATATTGAAAACAAACCCTTAACCATTCCAAAAGATATTGATCTTCATCTGGAAACAAAATCTGTAACAGAAAGGGACACTATTG CATTGCATTACTTTCCAGAATATCAGTGGTTGGTGGATTTTACTGTTGCAGCTACAGTTGTGTATGTGGTGACAGAAGTCTACTACAGCATTATGAAGCCCTCACAAGAAATGAATATAAGCATAGTGTGGTGTCTGCTTGTCTTGGGCTTTGCAAT TAAGGTACTGTTTTCATTGACTACCCACTATTTCAAAGTTGAAGATGGAGGTGAAAGATCAGTCTGTGTCAcctttggatttttcttctttgtgaaAGCCATGGCAATACTCATTGTGACAGAAAACTATCTAGAGTTTGGATTGGAATCAG GATTCTCGAATTTCTCAGAAAGTGCTATGCAGTTTCTCGAAAAACAAGGTTTGGAATCCCA ggGTCCTGTGTCTAAACTAACCTTCAAATTGTTCCTGGCTGTTCTGTGTTCACTTATTGGTGCTTTTTTGACATTCCCTGGCTTGCGACTGGCTCAAATGCATCTGGATGCTCTGAATTtagcaacagaaaaaataacaca aacaTTGCTACATATAAACTTCTTGGCACCTTTATTTATGGTTCTACTGTGGGTAAAACCAATCACTAAGGACTACATTATGAGCCCACCTTTGGGCAAAGAGAGCATTCCTTT AATGTCAGAAGATACATTTGATACCATCAGATTGTGGATTATAATCCTGTTGTGTGTTTTACGGTTGGCTATGATGCGTCATCATTTACAGGCCTATCTGAATTTAGCCCAGAAAAGTGTGGACCAGATGAAAAAGGAAGCTGGTAGAATAAGTATGGTTGATTTACAGAAAATG gTGGCTCGGGTATTCTATTATCTCTGTGTAATTGCGCTGCAGTATGTTGCACCATTGGTAATGCTTCTTCACACAACTCTGCTCTTGAAAACGCTAG gTAATTATTCTTGGGGCATCTACCCAGGATTGAATTCTGACACTCCAGTAGAAAACAGTCTGCTTCCCAATTCTGTTTATTCTGAGTCTCCACCTGCTGATGGAAAGATGAAAGTAACTGTAGTACAAATAACAATGGCTCTGGGAAGCCTAAAGAATATTTTCACTCCTCTCCTGTTCCGGGGACTCCTGTCTTTCCTCACTTGGTGGATTGCTGCTTGCCTTTTTTCTACAAGCCTTTTTGGTCTCTTCTATCACCAGTACTTGACTGTGGCATGA